The Haloplanus sp. GDY1 genomic sequence AGTTCACCGAGGCGGCAAAGCAGGGCCGGAAGGAGCGTCTCGGCCTCTTTCTCATCACGCAGGACCCGCAGGACATCGCGGAGTCGGTGTTCAAGCAGGTGAACACGAAACTCGTCCTCAACCTGGGCGACGAGGACGCCATCAACAGCGTCAACATCCCGCCGACGCTGGAGGACAAGGTGCCCTACATGGAGAAAGGGCAGATGGTCGTCTACTCGCCGGACAACTCCGAACCGGTCGAACTGACGGGCCTGTCGACCTGCGTGACGCGACACGGGGAGTGACGGCGGGCGTCTCCCGCCCGCTCGGTCGAACTGGGTCGGAGCCGCCGGCTGGCCGCCCCGCGCAGCCGACGGTCGGTGAGCCGACCGGCGACCGACTTCCGAGCGTCATCCACCCAGCCACCGGGACACCGCCCCCACGAGCAGGACGACCACGCCGGTGACGAACGGTCCGAGAACCGGGAGGGCGAACGGTACCGCACCGAACGGGAGTGCGAGCGTCGAGGCTCTCACGGGGCGAACGACGGGCGCCCGCCTCGTACCGGTTGCGCACACCGGAGGAGAGCCGATCGACTCCGAGTCAGCGGTCGTCGGACTCGCTCCCGACGTCGACGTGCCGGGGTTCCTCTCGCGTGTCGTCGTCGTTCCCGCTCAGCAGGGCCGACTGAACGTCCTGGGCGAACGATTCGACCCGGTTTCGGAGCGTGTCGACCTCCTCCTCGAACTGTTCGACGGACCGTTCGACGTAGTGAACCCGCTGGAGGGGGATGCGGCGAACGATGTCGTTGCCCGCCTCGTCCTCGTCGAGTTTGATGATCCAGTGGTCCTGGAAGTACGCGATGCTCTCGTTGTCGACCGTCCGCTCGACGGTTCCGTCGGCTGGGTCCTCGTACACGATGACCGCGCTGCCGAAGTCAGGTTCTGCCACGGGGACGCTCGGCGGGGGAGACGGGTAGACCTGTCGTTTCGGTGGGAGAACCCGCTTCGTCGTCGGGGGCGGAGCGGCTCCGCCGGCCGACGGCGACGCGTCGCGGCGGACCGCTACCTTCATTTCCACGCTCCCGTACACGAACGCATGACCCTGGAACCGGAGCGCCGGGACTTTCTGGACCGACTGCTGGAGACGCCGAGTCCGTCGGGGTTCGAGACCCGCGGCCAGCGCGTCTGGCTGGAGTACGTGCGCGAGTTCGCCGACGAGGTCCGCACCGACGACTACGGCAACGCGGTGGCGGTTCACCGCGGCGGCGAGACGGAGTTCGCCGTCGCGGGCCACGCCGACGAGGTGGGGTTCATCGTCCGCCGGATCGACGACGACGGCTACGTCCGCATCGGCTCCATCGGCGGCGCCGACCGCACCGTCTCGAAGGGACAGCACGTGACGATCCACGGCGACGACCCGGTGGCCGGCGTGGTCGGGCAGACGGCGATCCACCTGCGCGAGAAAGGCGAGGAGACCTACGACGACATCGGCGAACAGTACGTCGACGTGGGCGCCGAGGACGGCGAGGAGGCCGGCGCCCTCGTTTCGGTCGGCGACCCCGTCACGTTCTCGACGACCGTCGAGGAACTCCACGGGTCCCGGCTCTCGGCCCGCGGCCTCGACAACCGCGTCGGCGTCTGGGCGGCCGCCGAGGCCCTCCGTCGGGCCGTCGAGGCCGACGTGGACGCGACGGTGTACGCCGTCAGCACGATTCAGGAGGAGGTGGGCCTGCAGGGCGCGCGGATGGTCGGGTTCGACCTGTCGCCGGACGCCGTCGTCGCGGTGGACGTGACCCACGCGACGGACTCGCCCGGTGTCCCCGAGAAGCAGCGCGGTCCCGTCGAACTCGGCGGCGGGCCGGTCGTCTCGCGGGGGAGCGCCAACCACCCCGTCCTCGTCGACCTGGCGCGGGACGCCGCGGCCGACGTCGACGTGGGCGTGCAGTTACAGGCGACGGGGTCGCGAACCGGCACCGACGCCGACGCCTTCTACACGGCCCACGGGGGGACGCCGGCGCTGAACCTGGGGCTCCCGAACCGCTACATGCACACGCCGGTCGAGGTGATCGACGAGACCGACCTCCGTGATCTGGCGGCCGTCCTCGGGGCGATGGCCGAACGCGCGGGGACGGTCGAGGACTTCGCGGTCGACGTGTGAGGGGCTGTGACACCGTGAACCGAAAGAAAACCGTTAAAGGTCGCCCCCGGGTGTGATGAGGTATGGCTGGAACCATCGAAGTGCTCGTTCCCGGCGGCGAGGCCTCTCCCGGCCCGCCGCTCGGGCCGGAACTCGGCCCGACGCCGGTCGACGTGCAGGCCGTCGTACAGCAGATCAACGACGAGACGGCCGCGTTCGACGGCATGGAAGTCCCCGTCACCGTCGAGTACGACGACGACGGCTCCTTCACCATCGAGGTGGGCGTCCCGCCGACGGCCGAACTCATCAAGGACGAGGCCGGCTTCGAGACGGGCAGCGGCGAACCCCAGGAGACCTTCGTCGCCGACCTCACCGTCGAACAGGTGCAGAAGATCGCCGAACAGAAGCAGTCCGACCTGCTCGCCTACGACCTGAAGAACGCCGCGAAGGAGGTCGTCGGCACCTGCGTCTCCCTCGGCGTCACCATCGAGGGCAACGACCCCCGTCAGTTCAAGGACCGGATCGACGAGGGCGAGTACGACGACCGGTTCGCCGACGAAGCGGCGGCGTAACTCGGCGCGACGATCCGCGGGTTTCTTTTCACCCTCCGTGCTAGTGACGCGGTATGACAGACTCCCTCGTCGTCCCCGAGGACACCGTCCGGCAGGCCGTCGGCGACGTCGCCGTCCCGCGAATGGGCGTGATCGAACAGGTCTGGGAGACCGACCCCATTCCGACCGCCGAAATCGAGAGCCGGGCCACCACGGCCGTCTACGACCTCGACTTCTCGTCGGTCCCCGACGGCGGCGAGGTGGCCATCGGCGCCGGTAGCCGCGGCATCGCGAACCTCGAGGCCATCGTCCGCGGCGTCGTCGCCGGCGTCCGCGAGCGGGGGTACGAACCCTTCGTCTTCCCGGCAATGGGGAGCCACGGCGGGGCGACCGCCGAGGGCCAGCGCGAGAAACTGAACACGCTCGGGGTGAGCGAGGAGTCCGTCGGCTGTGAGATCCGCGCGACGATGGAGGTGGAGACGGTGGGCGAGACGCCCGAACGCGGCGTGTCGGTGTACGCAGACGCCAACGCCGTCGCCGCCGACGGCATCGTGATGGCCAACCGGATCAAACCCCACACCGACTTCGGCGGCGAGGTGGAGAGCGGCCTCTCGAAGATGCTCGTCATCGGCATGGGGAAACAGAAGGGGGCGAAGATGGCCCACGACTGGGCGGTCGACTGGAGCCTCCGGAACATGCTCCCCGAGATCGCGAGCCAGTTGCTCGAGGAACTCCCCGTCGCCGGCGGCGTCGCCATCGTCGAGGACGAACACGACGACACGACGCTGATCGAGGGGGTCCCCGCGTCGGGCTTCCTGGAGCGCGAGCGGGAACTCCTGGAGATGGCCTACGACCGGATGCCGAAACTCCCCTTCGACGACCTGGACGTGCTGGTCGTCGACCGGATCGGCAAGGACGTGAGCGGCCAGGGGATGGACACGAACGTCACCGGCCGCCGGCACTTCACGATCAACGAACCCGAACCGGAGTCGCCCGACGTAAAGCGGATCTACCTCCGCGGGTTCACCGAGAAGACGAAGGGGAACGCGATGGGGATGGGGCAGGCCGACTTCGCCCACCGCGACGTGAAGGAGAACCTCGACTGGCCGAAGGCACTCATCAACGCCATCACGGCCAGCACGGTCCGCGGCGTTCGCCTGCCGCCGGTCGTCGAGAACGACCGCGCCGGGTTGCAGGGCGCCCTCGGCACCATCGGCCCGGTCGCCGGCGACGAGGCGCGCGTCCTGCGGGTCACCGACACGATGCGTCTGGAGCGGTGTTACGCCTCGGAGCCCCTGATCGAGGCCGCCCGGGAGCGCGACGACCTGCGCGTCGTCTCCGACCCCGAGGAACTCGCCTTCGACGACGACGGCGAGTTCGCCGCGCCGTCGCCCGACCTGTAAGTCGCGGTCCGTCCGCCGGACGCGGTCGTGCGGTCCGACGGCGCCGTCTCGCGGGAGGTGGCGGCCGACGGCTATAGTAGCGACTGAAACTGTTTGCACAGCAGATCGTACGCAGTACTGCGATCTGCTGTGCAATGACTTTCAATCGCTACTATCGAACGCCCGGTCGTACTGCACCGGCACCTCGATGTCGTCCAGTCGGTCGAGTTCCCGGGCCGCGCGGAGCGCGAAGTACGGATCGCGGAGGTGTTCCCGGCCGACGATGGCCAGGTCGCCGCGGCCGTTGCGGACGAGGGCGTCGGCCTGCTGGGCGGTGGTGATGCCGCCCACGGCGCCGACGGCGACGTCGGCCTCGGACTCCTGTCGGATCCGCCGGGCGTAGCGCTCCTGGTACCCCGGCCCGGTCGACGGGATCCGCTGATCGGGGTGGATCCCGCCGGCGCTCACGTCGATCAGGTCGACGCCGAGGGGGGCCAGGTCGTCGGCCAGCCGGATGGAGTCCTCGACGGTCCACGAGGGGCGGTCGTCGAGCCAGTCGGTCGCCGAGATGCGGACGAACAGCGGAGCGTCGTCGGGCCACACCTCGCGAACCTCGCTCGCGACCTCCCGGAGCAGGCGGGTCCGCCCCTCGAAGTCGCCGCCGTAGTCGTCGGTCCGGCCGTTGGTCACCGGCGAGAGGAACTCGTGGAGGAGGTAGCCGTGGGCGGCGTGAATCTCGGCCACCTCGAAGCCGGCGTCGCGGGCGCGTTCCGCGGCCGCGACGAACGAGTCGATCACCCCGTCGACGTCCGCGGCGGTCATCGCCCGCGTCGCCGTCTCCCCCTCCTCGTAGGGCCACGGATCGTCCGAGGGGGCGACCGTCTCCCACCCGTCCTCGCCCGCGAGCGGTCGGCTC encodes the following:
- a CDS encoding DUF362 domain-containing protein gives rise to the protein MTDSLVVPEDTVRQAVGDVAVPRMGVIEQVWETDPIPTAEIESRATTAVYDLDFSSVPDGGEVAIGAGSRGIANLEAIVRGVVAGVRERGYEPFVFPAMGSHGGATAEGQREKLNTLGVSEESVGCEIRATMEVETVGETPERGVSVYADANAVAADGIVMANRIKPHTDFGGEVESGLSKMLVIGMGKQKGAKMAHDWAVDWSLRNMLPEIASQLLEELPVAGGVAIVEDEHDDTTLIEGVPASGFLERERELLEMAYDRMPKLPFDDLDVLVVDRIGKDVSGQGMDTNVTGRRHFTINEPEPESPDVKRIYLRGFTEKTKGNAMGMGQADFAHRDVKENLDWPKALINAITASTVRGVRLPPVVENDRAGLQGALGTIGPVAGDEARVLRVTDTMRLERCYASEPLIEAARERDDLRVVSDPEELAFDDDGEFAAPSPDL
- a CDS encoding 50S ribosomal protein L11, which produces MAGTIEVLVPGGEASPGPPLGPELGPTPVDVQAVVQQINDETAAFDGMEVPVTVEYDDDGSFTIEVGVPPTAELIKDEAGFETGSGEPQETFVADLTVEQVQKIAEQKQSDLLAYDLKNAAKEVVGTCVSLGVTIEGNDPRQFKDRIDEGEYDDRFADEAAA
- a CDS encoding M20/M25/M40 family metallo-hydrolase yields the protein MEPERRDFLDRLLETPSPSGFETRGQRVWLEYVREFADEVRTDDYGNAVAVHRGGETEFAVAGHADEVGFIVRRIDDDGYVRIGSIGGADRTVSKGQHVTIHGDDPVAGVVGQTAIHLREKGEETYDDIGEQYVDVGAEDGEEAGALVSVGDPVTFSTTVEELHGSRLSARGLDNRVGVWAAAEALRRAVEADVDATVYAVSTIQEEVGLQGARMVGFDLSPDAVVAVDVTHATDSPGVPEKQRGPVELGGGPVVSRGSANHPVLVDLARDAAADVDVGVQLQATGSRTGTDADAFYTAHGGTPALNLGLPNRYMHTPVEVIDETDLRDLAAVLGAMAERAGTVEDFAVDV
- a CDS encoding NADH:flavin oxidoreductase/NADH oxidase, which encodes MTADLFTSLELRGTEIPNRVTVSPMCQYSCEGRDGLPTDWHHTHLVSRAVGGAGLVMTEATAVEPRGRITPHDLGIWSDAHADALADVTASIRANGSVPGIQLAHAGRKASKTRPWEGSRPLAGEDGWETVAPSDDPWPYEEGETATRAMTAADVDGVIDSFVAAAERARDAGFEVAEIHAAHGYLLHEFLSPVTNGRTDDYGGDFEGRTRLLREVASEVREVWPDDAPLFVRISATDWLDDRPSWTVEDSIRLADDLAPLGVDLIDVSAGGIHPDQRIPSTGPGYQERYARRIRQESEADVAVGAVGGITTAQQADALVRNGRGDLAIVGREHLRDPYFALRAARELDRLDDIEVPVQYDRAFDSSD